The genomic interval GGACGCATACGGGCTGGCTGCCTCGGCGGTCTGCCAGGCGATGCCGTTCTGCCAGGGCTCGGTCTTGCCCGTGGCGCCGAAGCTGAAGTCGTGCAGGGAGAAGCCGAGCTCGACGTCGGTGCTCGTCAGGGTGAAGACGTAGGTCCCTGCCGGCAAGTCCAGGCGGACAGCGTCGAGATAGCTGCCCGCCTCCACGGTGCCGAGCAGCCGCCCGTCGACCGGGCTGGCCCAGGCGTCGGTGGTCGTCTTGGTGGCCAGGGTGAAGTCCCCGGTGGACTGGCCGCCGGCGCGGACGACCCCGAGGTTGAACGTGGCCGTCCCGTGCGTCGAGACGCCGCGCAGCACGAAATCGCAGCCCGGCCCGCTCCACTGCGACAGGGCGTAGTCCGTCGTGTAACCCTCCTGCACGGTGGCGCTCGCGTAGATCCCCAGATCCACGTCGAGCACGTCGTCCCACGCGTAGGCGGCGACGATCGTGGGCACGCTCGGCATCACCGGCGTGCTCGGCCGGTAGCC from bacterium carries:
- a CDS encoding FlgD immunoglobulin-like domain containing protein; translation: GYRPSTPVMPSVPTIVAAYAWDDVLDVDLGIYASATVQEGYTTDYALSQWSGPGCDFVLRGVSTHGTATFNLGVVRAGGQSTGDFTLATKTTTDAWASPVDGRLLGTVEAGSYLDAVRLDLPAGTYVFTLTSTDVELGFSLHDFSFGATGKTEPWQNGIAWQTAEAASPYASFAVTIPATGAPTEFALVVWRTDGSTVALDGDWRVMVGDDVTGIDDGDPPSVAVAVSRLVAATPNPFNPSTEVAYEVARAGRCELTVHDVRGRQIRTLLDGEQTAGHHVAEWNGLDDHGQRVPSGIYMVRLRLAGGGEDLLKLTLVK